A stretch of Amycolatopsis balhimycina FH 1894 DNA encodes these proteins:
- the scpA gene encoding methylmalonyl-CoA mutase, which produces MTIPDFAHLDLGTPSPGDRATWARAVEDATGKGPDALAWETPEGIGVKPVYTAGDLSDVDFLATYPGIAPFLRGPYPTMYVNQPWTVRQYAGFSTAEESNAFYRRNLAAGQKGLSVAFDLATHRGYDSDHPRVSGDVGMAGVAIDSIYDMRQLFDGIPLDKMSVSMTMNGAVLPVLALYVVAAEEQGVKPEQLAGTIQNDILKEFMVRNTYIYPPQPSMRIISDIFSFTSQHMPKYNSISISGYHMQEAGATADLELAYTLADGVEYLRAGVDAGLGVDKFAPRLSFFWAIGMNFFMEVAKLRAARLLWAKLVKGFNPQSPKSLSLRTHSQTSGWSLTAQDVYNNVVRTCVEAMAATQGHTQSLHTNALDEALALPTDFSARIARNTQLLLQQESGTTRVIDPWGGSAFVEKLTYDLARKAWGHITEVEQAGGMAKAIDAGIPKLRIEEAAARTQARIDSGRQPVIGVNKYQVTGDVDDAAVEVRKVDNAGVRAQQLEKLRRLRSERDSSATEDALRRLTEGAQNDGNLLELAIDAARAKATVGEISDALEKIWGRHAGQIRTISGVYREEVGKTGKTQHIERVRQLVEEFAAEEGRRPRILVAKMGQDGHDRGQKVIATGFADLGFDVDVGPLFSTPGEVARQAIEADVHVVGVSSLAAGHLSLVPALRHELAELGREDIMVVVGGVIPPQDYPALREAGAAAIFGPGTVLADAAIDLLGQLSAQES; this is translated from the coding sequence GTGACCATCCCCGACTTCGCCCACCTCGACCTCGGCACGCCTTCGCCGGGCGACCGTGCCACCTGGGCCCGTGCGGTGGAGGACGCCACCGGCAAGGGCCCGGACGCACTGGCCTGGGAGACGCCCGAGGGCATCGGCGTCAAGCCGGTGTACACCGCCGGCGATCTGTCCGATGTGGACTTCCTGGCCACCTACCCCGGGATCGCGCCCTTCCTGCGCGGGCCGTACCCGACGATGTACGTCAACCAGCCCTGGACCGTCCGCCAGTACGCCGGGTTCTCCACCGCCGAGGAGTCCAACGCGTTCTACCGGCGCAACCTCGCCGCCGGGCAGAAAGGGCTTTCGGTCGCCTTCGACCTGGCCACCCACCGCGGCTACGACTCCGACCACCCGCGCGTCTCCGGCGACGTCGGCATGGCGGGCGTGGCGATCGACTCGATCTACGACATGCGGCAGCTCTTCGACGGCATCCCGCTGGACAAGATGTCGGTGTCGATGACGATGAACGGCGCTGTGCTGCCGGTGCTGGCGCTCTACGTCGTCGCGGCCGAGGAGCAGGGTGTCAAACCCGAGCAGCTCGCGGGGACCATCCAGAACGACATCCTCAAGGAGTTCATGGTCCGCAACACCTACATCTACCCGCCACAGCCGTCGATGCGGATCATCTCCGACATCTTCTCCTTCACTTCGCAGCACATGCCGAAGTACAACTCGATCTCCATCTCCGGCTACCACATGCAGGAAGCCGGGGCGACGGCCGACTTGGAGCTGGCGTACACGCTCGCCGACGGCGTCGAGTACCTCCGCGCCGGAGTCGACGCCGGACTGGGCGTCGACAAGTTCGCGCCGCGGCTGTCGTTCTTCTGGGCGATCGGCATGAACTTCTTCATGGAGGTCGCGAAGCTGCGCGCGGCGCGTCTCCTGTGGGCGAAGCTCGTGAAGGGCTTCAACCCCCAGTCGCCGAAGTCGCTGTCGCTGCGGACGCACTCCCAGACGTCCGGCTGGTCGCTGACCGCGCAGGACGTCTACAACAACGTCGTGCGGACCTGCGTCGAGGCGATGGCCGCGACCCAGGGGCACACGCAGTCGCTGCACACGAACGCGTTGGACGAGGCCTTGGCGCTGCCGACCGACTTCTCCGCGCGGATCGCCCGCAACACCCAGCTGCTGCTGCAGCAGGAGTCCGGCACCACGCGCGTCATCGACCCGTGGGGCGGCAGCGCGTTCGTCGAGAAGCTGACCTACGACCTCGCGCGCAAGGCGTGGGGCCACATCACCGAGGTCGAGCAGGCCGGCGGCATGGCCAAGGCGATCGACGCGGGCATCCCCAAGCTGCGCATCGAGGAGGCCGCCGCGCGCACCCAGGCGCGCATCGACTCCGGGCGCCAGCCGGTGATCGGCGTCAACAAGTACCAGGTCACCGGTGACGTGGACGATGCCGCAGTTGAAGTGCGAAAAGTGGACAATGCGGGGGTGCGGGCGCAGCAGCTGGAAAAGCTGCGGCGGCTGCGCTCCGAGCGCGACTCTTCGGCGACGGAAGACGCGCTGCGGCGGCTCACCGAGGGCGCGCAGAACGACGGCAACCTGCTGGAACTGGCCATCGACGCGGCCCGCGCGAAGGCCACTGTCGGCGAGATCTCCGACGCGCTCGAAAAGATCTGGGGCCGCCACGCGGGCCAGATCCGGACCATCTCGGGGGTGTACCGCGAGGAGGTGGGGAAGACGGGAAAAACACAGCACATAGAGAGGGTCCGTCAGCTGGTCGAAGAGTTCGCCGCGGAGGAGGGCCGCCGTCCCCGCATCCTCGTCGCGAAGATGGGCCAGGACGGCCACGACCGCGGCCAGAAGGTGATCGCCACCGGCTTCGCCGACCTCGGCTTCGACGTCGACGTCGGCCCGCTGTTCTCCACCCCGGGCGAGGTGGCGCGGCAGGCCATCGAGGCGGACGTGCACGTCGTCGGAGTCTCGTCGCTGGCCGCCGGGCACCTCTCGCTGGTGCCCGCGCTGCGGCACGAGCTCGCCGAGCTGGGCCGCGAGGACATCATGGTCGTCGTCGGCGGCGTCATCCCGCCGCAGGACTACCCGGCGCTGCGTGAGGCCGGCGCGGCGGCGATCTTCGGTCCCGGCACGGTGCTCGCGGACGCGGCCATCGACCTCCTCGGCCAGCTGTCGGCGCAGGAGTCCTGA
- the meaB gene encoding methylmalonyl Co-A mutase-associated GTPase MeaB, which yields MPRKIDVTAYAEGVLAGDRGTLSKAITLVESQREDHRASAQELLVELLPASGGARRVGITGVPGVGKSTFIDQLGTDLTAAGHRVAVLAVDPSSTRTGGSILGDKTRMARLAVDPRAFIRPSPTSGTLGGVARATRETIVLMEAAGYDVVLVETVGVGQSEVTVANMVDCFLFLTLARTGDQLQGIKKGVLELADVIAVNKADGDHERDARRAARELAGALRMLYGPEASWTPPVLTCSGLHNLRLDEVWGAIEKHRDTLTASGELDARRRRQQVDWTWAMVREQLLSRLAVHPDVRTVVPDVERAVRDGELTATLGAQRILDAFGG from the coding sequence TTGCCACGCAAGATCGACGTCACCGCGTACGCCGAGGGAGTGCTCGCCGGGGACCGCGGGACGCTGTCGAAGGCCATCACGCTGGTCGAATCGCAGCGTGAAGACCACCGGGCTTCGGCGCAGGAGCTGCTGGTCGAGCTGCTGCCTGCTTCGGGTGGCGCGCGGCGTGTCGGCATCACCGGCGTGCCCGGTGTCGGCAAGTCGACATTCATCGACCAGCTGGGCACCGACCTGACCGCGGCCGGGCACCGCGTCGCCGTGCTGGCCGTCGACCCGTCGTCGACGCGCACGGGCGGGTCGATCCTCGGCGACAAGACCCGGATGGCCCGGCTGGCGGTCGACCCGCGTGCCTTCATCCGGCCGTCGCCGACGTCCGGCACGCTGGGCGGCGTCGCGCGGGCGACGCGCGAGACGATCGTGTTGATGGAGGCCGCCGGTTACGACGTCGTGCTGGTCGAGACGGTCGGCGTCGGGCAGTCCGAGGTGACCGTGGCCAACATGGTCGACTGCTTCCTGTTCCTGACCCTGGCCCGCACCGGCGACCAGCTCCAGGGCATCAAGAAGGGCGTGCTGGAGCTGGCCGACGTGATCGCCGTCAACAAGGCGGACGGCGATCACGAGCGGGACGCGCGGCGGGCTGCGAGGGAGCTGGCCGGCGCGCTGCGGATGCTCTACGGGCCCGAAGCGTCGTGGACACCACCCGTGCTGACCTGCAGCGGCCTGCACAACCTGCGCCTCGACGAGGTCTGGGGCGCCATCGAGAAGCACCGCGACACACTCACGGCGTCCGGCGAGCTCGACGCGCGACGGCGCCGGCAGCAGGTCGACTGGACGTGGGCGATGGTGCGTGAGCAGCTGCTCAGTCGCCTGGCGGTGCATCCGGACGTGCGAACGGTCGTTCCCGACGTCGAGCGGGCGGTGCGGGACGGTGAACTGACGGCTACCCTCGGTGCTCAGCGGATCCTCGACGCGTTCGGTGGCTGA
- a CDS encoding amidohydrolase, translated as MTVLDSRPDVPGDPQGRIINPMEGPEALISEAGVSMAPVEDLGAGRGPFWLDDWLRANATDVLAWRRHIHAHPELSRHEFATTELVVTLLRSVGLKPWVLPGGTGVVCDIGSGERCVALRADMDALPLTEATGLPYSSTVEGAAHMCGHDAHTAILLGAARALAGAPELPGRVRLIFQPAEEVMPGGALDMIAAGVLDGVERIYGLHVDPRLEVGSVGMRVGALTSAADLIELRLTSPGGHTSRPHLTADLVHALGTVITSLPALLSRRVDPRSGTVLVWGAVHAGQAANAVPQDGVLRGTLRTADHEVWTALEPLVASSVESLLAPTGVGFSLDYRRGVPPVVSDPDSTALMRAGVEAALGEGAVAPTEQSSGGEDFGWYLEHVQGAFARLGVWSGPSVPQSDIHRPTFILDERALLCGVRTLVHTALTTLA; from the coding sequence GTGACGGTGCTCGACTCACGACCGGACGTTCCAGGCGACCCCCAAGGGCGCATCATCAACCCCATGGAGGGGCCCGAGGCGCTCATTTCCGAAGCCGGCGTAAGCATGGCTCCCGTGGAAGACCTTGGCGCGGGCCGCGGCCCGTTCTGGCTCGACGACTGGCTGCGCGCCAACGCGACCGACGTGCTCGCCTGGCGGCGGCACATCCACGCGCACCCGGAGCTGTCGCGGCACGAGTTCGCGACCACGGAACTGGTCGTCACGCTGCTGCGCTCGGTCGGGCTCAAGCCGTGGGTGCTGCCCGGCGGCACCGGCGTCGTCTGCGACATCGGCAGCGGCGAGCGGTGCGTGGCGCTGCGCGCGGACATGGACGCGCTGCCGCTCACGGAGGCGACCGGCCTGCCGTACTCCTCGACCGTGGAGGGCGCGGCGCACATGTGCGGCCACGACGCCCACACGGCGATCCTCCTCGGCGCGGCCCGCGCCCTGGCCGGCGCGCCGGAACTGCCCGGCCGCGTCCGGCTGATCTTCCAGCCCGCCGAGGAGGTCATGCCCGGCGGCGCGCTGGACATGATCGCGGCGGGCGTGCTGGACGGCGTCGAGCGGATCTACGGCCTGCACGTCGACCCGCGTCTCGAAGTGGGGTCGGTCGGGATGCGCGTCGGCGCGTTGACGTCGGCCGCGGACCTGATCGAGCTGCGCCTGACGTCGCCGGGCGGCCACACGTCCCGGCCGCACCTGACGGCGGACCTGGTCCACGCGCTGGGCACGGTCATCACGTCGCTGCCCGCGTTGCTCTCCCGGCGCGTCGACCCCCGCTCCGGCACGGTCCTGGTGTGGGGCGCGGTCCACGCGGGCCAGGCGGCCAACGCCGTCCCCCAGGACGGCGTCCTGCGCGGCACCCTGCGCACGGCGGACCACGAGGTCTGGACGGCGCTGGAGCCGCTGGTGGCGTCCTCGGTGGAGTCGCTTTTGGCCCCCACCGGCGTCGGCTTCTCGCTGGACTACCGCCGCGGCGTCCCCCCGGTGGTCTCGGACCCGGACTCGACGGCCCTGATGCGCGCGGGCGTCGAAGCCGCCCTCGGCGAGGGCGCGGTGGCCCCCACGGAACAGTCCTCCGGCGGCGAGGACTTCGGCTGGTACCTGGAGCACGTCCAGGGAGCCTTCGCCCGCCTGGGCGTCTGGTCCGGCCCCTCAGTCCCCCAATCGGACATCCACCGCCCCACGTTCATCCTCGACGAACGCGCCTTGCTGTGCGGAGTCCGAACCCTGGTCCACACAGCCCTAACCACCCTCGCCTGA
- a CDS encoding endonuclease domain-containing protein, with translation MGRRAVLEGLATGVLAQPWRGVVIHAADALNLATRAQAALIAVGPPAALSGATSLALHGISAVSDTDVHLTVPYARRVESRPGLVIHRAEFMPHDVIELEGLAAFSLDLALADFLCDGDKRMAFAALDEAMRGLAADHCQRLRDNVRDRILDRRSKRGIHRAQMLLALATGKAESPPESVLRLIVVEAGFPVPEAQLEIADIDGRKLYVLDIAWPTLRIALEYDGYAAHEERHERDAVRDQRLAGRGWATIRATAADLRDPSRVLAELETHFARRAA, from the coding sequence TTGGGGCGACGAGCGGTACTCGAGGGGCTGGCGACCGGCGTCCTCGCACAGCCCTGGCGTGGCGTGGTCATTCACGCGGCCGACGCGCTCAATCTCGCGACACGAGCTCAGGCCGCACTGATCGCGGTCGGTCCGCCTGCGGCCCTGTCCGGCGCGACTTCCCTTGCCTTGCACGGGATTTCGGCTGTCAGCGACACCGATGTGCACCTCACCGTGCCCTATGCCCGCCGGGTGGAGTCGAGGCCGGGGTTGGTCATCCACCGGGCCGAATTCATGCCGCACGATGTGATCGAACTCGAGGGGCTGGCGGCGTTCTCACTCGACCTCGCCCTCGCCGATTTCCTCTGCGACGGGGACAAGCGCATGGCTTTCGCCGCGCTCGACGAGGCCATGCGCGGGCTCGCGGCCGACCACTGCCAGAGGCTTCGGGACAACGTCCGAGACCGGATTTTGGACCGCCGGAGCAAGCGAGGTATCCACAGGGCGCAGATGCTCCTGGCGCTTGCCACCGGCAAGGCCGAATCACCGCCGGAAAGCGTCCTCCGGCTGATCGTGGTCGAGGCCGGGTTCCCCGTGCCGGAGGCGCAGTTGGAGATCGCCGACATCGACGGCCGCAAGTTGTACGTGCTCGACATCGCTTGGCCGACGCTGCGCATCGCACTGGAGTACGACGGTTACGCGGCCCACGAGGAGCGGCACGAACGCGATGCCGTGCGGGACCAGCGGCTGGCCGGTCGAGGATGGGCCACGATCCGGGCGACGGCGGCCGACCTCCGAGATCCCAGCCGCGTGCTCGCCGAGCTGGAGACACACTTCGCCAGACGAGCCGCGTAA
- a CDS encoding gamma-glutamylcyclotransferase, whose product MPLYAAYGSNMEPAQMLERAPHSPMAGSGWLEGWRLTFGGEDLGWEGALATIVEDPGSRVFVVLYDVTSLDETGLDRWEGGELGIHNKIRLRVQTMDGSVLAWLYVLDAYEGGLPSARYLGVLADAAEAAGAPADYVDDLRTRPCTGITG is encoded by the coding sequence GTGCCGTTGTATGCCGCGTACGGATCGAACATGGAGCCCGCCCAGATGCTGGAGCGCGCGCCGCACTCTCCGATGGCCGGCTCCGGCTGGCTGGAGGGGTGGCGCCTGACCTTCGGCGGCGAGGACCTCGGCTGGGAAGGTGCCCTGGCCACGATCGTCGAGGACCCGGGATCCCGGGTGTTCGTCGTCCTCTACGACGTGACGTCGCTGGACGAGACCGGGCTGGACCGCTGGGAAGGCGGCGAGCTGGGCATCCACAACAAGATCCGGCTGAGAGTCCAGACCATGGACGGCTCGGTCCTGGCCTGGCTGTACGTCCTGGACGCCTACGAAGGCGGCCTGCCCTCAGCGCGTTACCTGGGAGTCCTGGCCGACGCCGCCGAAGCCGCCGGCGCCCCCGCCGACTACGTCGACGACCTGAGAACCCGCCCCTGCACCGGCATCACCGGCTGA
- a CDS encoding NAD(P)H-quinone dehydrogenase, with protein sequence MTRIVIMGGGPAGYEAALVAAQHGADVTIVERDGLGGACVLYDCVPSKTFIASSGALAKMHDLGELGINTDMADTRVDLPTVHGRVKGLALAQSADIRARVQREGVRVVIGEARFCDEEPGLATHKVAVTTKDGTEKLPADVVLIATGATPRVLPGAVPDGERILDWRQLYELDELPEHLAVIGSGVTGAEFASAYTEMGVKVTVVSSRDRVLPHEDADAAAVLEEVFSQRGTTVAKQARADRVERTEKGVEIHLADGRVIEASHALMTVGSVPNTKDIGLDKVGISPGPGGFITVDRVSRTSVPGIYAAGDCTGVLMLASVASMQGRIAMWHALGEGVAPIKLKTVAANVFTHPEIATVGISQQAIDSGEVPARTIMLPLATNARAKMEGLRRGFVKLFCRPATGVVVGGVVVAPQASELILPIALAVQNQLTVDHLALTFSVYPSLSGSITEAGRQLMRHDDLD encoded by the coding sequence GTGACCAGGATCGTGATCATGGGCGGGGGGCCGGCCGGCTACGAAGCCGCGCTGGTCGCAGCCCAGCACGGCGCCGACGTCACGATCGTCGAGCGGGACGGCCTGGGTGGCGCCTGCGTGCTCTACGACTGCGTCCCGTCGAAGACGTTCATCGCGAGTTCGGGCGCGCTGGCCAAGATGCACGACCTGGGCGAGCTCGGCATCAACACCGACATGGCCGACACGCGCGTCGACCTCCCGACCGTCCACGGCCGGGTGAAGGGGCTCGCGCTCGCGCAGTCCGCCGACATCCGCGCCCGCGTCCAGCGCGAAGGCGTCCGTGTCGTCATCGGCGAAGCCCGCTTCTGCGACGAAGAGCCCGGCCTCGCGACCCACAAGGTCGCCGTCACGACGAAGGACGGCACCGAGAAGCTGCCCGCCGACGTCGTCCTGATCGCCACCGGCGCCACCCCGCGCGTCCTGCCCGGCGCGGTGCCGGACGGTGAGCGCATCCTCGACTGGCGCCAGCTCTACGAGCTCGACGAGCTGCCCGAGCACCTCGCCGTGATCGGCTCGGGCGTCACCGGCGCCGAGTTCGCGTCCGCGTACACCGAGATGGGTGTCAAGGTCACCGTCGTCTCCAGCCGCGACCGCGTGCTGCCGCACGAGGACGCCGACGCCGCCGCGGTGCTCGAGGAGGTCTTCTCGCAGCGTGGCACGACCGTCGCGAAGCAGGCGCGCGCCGACCGCGTCGAGCGCACCGAGAAGGGCGTCGAGATCCACCTCGCCGACGGCCGCGTGATCGAAGCCAGCCACGCGCTGATGACCGTCGGGTCGGTCCCGAACACCAAGGACATCGGCCTCGACAAGGTCGGCATCTCGCCCGGCCCCGGCGGGTTCATCACCGTCGACCGCGTTTCGCGCACCTCCGTTCCCGGGATCTACGCCGCCGGCGACTGCACCGGCGTGCTCATGCTCGCCTCGGTGGCGAGCATGCAGGGCCGCATCGCGATGTGGCACGCGTTGGGCGAGGGCGTCGCGCCGATCAAGCTCAAGACCGTCGCCGCCAACGTCTTCACCCACCCGGAGATCGCCACCGTCGGCATCAGCCAGCAGGCGATCGACTCCGGCGAGGTGCCCGCGCGCACGATCATGCTGCCCCTGGCCACCAACGCGCGCGCGAAGATGGAGGGCCTCCGCCGAGGCTTCGTGAAGCTGTTCTGCCGCCCCGCCACCGGCGTGGTCGTCGGTGGTGTCGTCGTGGCGCCGCAGGCGAGCGAGCTCATCCTTCCCATCGCGCTCGCCGTCCAGAACCAGCTCACAGTGGACCACCTGGCACTGACATTTTCGGTGTACCCGTCGCTGTCGGGCTCGATCACCGAGGCCGGGCGCCAGCTGATGCGGCACGACGATCTCGACTGA
- a CDS encoding class F sortase, with translation MTSGRGVLITLVIALLAALAVLVLTFGGGPGPSTAQPAGQPVEVTPEPGAGDQDVLAAMPKSEPVSIDIPKIGAHSSLIPLGLNADNTIQVPPVTTPLQAGWYTYAPTPGEVGPAVVLGHVDGNHQKGIFFRLKELAAGDRVSVARKDGTTAQFEVTKVHQVPKKDFESEGVYNDTADAELRLITCGGVFDRSAHNYVDNIVVYARLVRG, from the coding sequence ATGACGAGCGGACGGGGTGTGTTGATCACCCTGGTGATCGCGTTGCTGGCGGCGCTGGCGGTGCTGGTCCTGACGTTCGGCGGCGGTCCGGGGCCGTCCACCGCGCAACCGGCGGGACAGCCGGTCGAGGTGACGCCGGAGCCCGGGGCCGGCGATCAGGACGTCCTCGCGGCGATGCCGAAGTCGGAGCCGGTTTCGATCGACATCCCGAAGATCGGCGCGCACTCGTCGCTGATCCCGCTCGGGCTGAACGCGGACAACACCATCCAGGTGCCGCCGGTGACCACGCCGTTGCAGGCGGGCTGGTACACGTACGCGCCGACGCCGGGCGAGGTCGGCCCGGCGGTCGTCCTCGGGCACGTCGACGGCAACCACCAGAAGGGCATCTTCTTCCGGCTGAAGGAGCTGGCCGCGGGCGACCGCGTCTCGGTCGCCCGCAAGGACGGCACCACGGCGCAGTTCGAGGTGACGAAGGTGCACCAAGTGCCGAAGAAGGACTTCGAAAGCGAAGGCGTCTACAACGACACGGCCGACGCCGAGCTGCGGCTGATCACCTGCGGCGGCGTCTTCGACCGGAGCGCGCACAACTACGTCGACAACATCGTCGTCTACGCCCGGCTGGTCCGCGGCTGA
- a CDS encoding VOC family protein: MVFRDERWPDGTPSWVDLMVPDQAKAVAFYSGLFGWDVHRGGEETGFYGMAMLRGRPVAGIGQTSPGQDTPAVWTTYLSVSDVDKTAAAITEAGGQILMPVMEVMKEGRMAVVADPAGAVFGLWEDGNHIGTQVTALPGTPAWNECMSRDYPAAKAFYEQVFGYGFQDLSSDDFSYSVVLLDGRPVGGVGALPASVPAEVPSNWSAYFWVADADASAAKVTELGGQVLGRPFDSPYGRQVRVADDQGVNFLIIAPNEQSGEPEGWEA, translated from the coding sequence ATGGTGTTCCGGGACGAGCGGTGGCCCGACGGCACACCCAGCTGGGTGGACCTGATGGTGCCCGACCAGGCGAAAGCGGTCGCGTTCTACAGCGGCCTGTTCGGCTGGGACGTGCACCGGGGCGGTGAGGAGACCGGTTTCTACGGCATGGCGATGCTGCGCGGGCGGCCCGTCGCCGGCATCGGCCAGACCTCACCGGGCCAGGACACCCCAGCGGTGTGGACGACCTACCTGTCGGTGTCCGATGTGGACAAGACGGCCGCGGCGATCACCGAGGCCGGCGGGCAGATCCTCATGCCCGTGATGGAGGTGATGAAGGAGGGCCGGATGGCCGTCGTGGCCGACCCGGCGGGCGCGGTCTTCGGCCTCTGGGAGGACGGCAACCACATCGGCACGCAGGTCACGGCGCTCCCGGGTACGCCGGCCTGGAACGAGTGCATGAGCCGCGACTACCCGGCCGCGAAGGCGTTCTACGAGCAGGTCTTCGGCTACGGCTTCCAGGACCTGTCCAGTGACGACTTCTCGTACTCGGTGGTCCTGCTCGACGGCCGCCCGGTCGGCGGTGTCGGCGCATTGCCCGCGTCGGTGCCGGCGGAGGTGCCGTCGAACTGGTCCGCCTACTTCTGGGTGGCGGACGCCGACGCGAGCGCGGCCAAGGTGACCGAACTCGGCGGCCAGGTACTGGGCCGGCCGTTCGACTCCCCGTACGGGCGGCAGGTGCGGGTCGCGGACGACCAGGGGGTGAACTTCCTGATCATCGCCCCCAACGAGCAGTCCGGCGAACCGGAGGGCTGGGAGGCCTGA
- the glpK gene encoding glycerol kinase GlpK yields MTSYVAAIDQGTTSTRCMIFNHEGRVVSVDQREHEQIFPKAGWVEHNAEEIWENTRRVAAGALAKADLTAKDIAAVGITNQRETALVWDKTTGTPVYNAIVWQDTRTDRIVTELGNLGGGQERYRAKVGLPLATYFSGPKVKWILDNVEGAREKAEAGDLIFGNMDTWVLWNMTGGVDGGIHVTDPTNASRTMLMDLDTLQWDAEIAGDMGIPLSMLPEIRSSSEEYGKVREKGALAGVPIAGILGDQQAATFGQACLSPGEAKNTYGTGNFMLLNTGTEKVMSENGLLTTVCYKIGSNDTIYALEGSVAVTGSLVQWLRDNLGLITTAAEIEEHARSVEDNGGAYFVPAFSGLFAPYWRSDARGAIVGLTRFVNKGHLARAVLEATAFQSREVIDAMNADSGVPLKSLKVDGGMVVNELLMQFQADILGVPVIRPVVNETTALGAAYAAGLAVGFWKSEDDIRTNWAQDKQWDPAMDDSRREREYRNWKKAVTKTFDWVDDQD; encoded by the coding sequence ATGACTTCGTACGTAGCCGCGATCGACCAGGGCACCACCTCGACGCGGTGCATGATCTTCAACCACGAAGGCCGCGTGGTCTCGGTCGACCAGCGCGAGCACGAGCAGATCTTCCCGAAGGCCGGCTGGGTCGAGCACAACGCGGAAGAGATCTGGGAGAACACGCGCCGGGTCGCCGCCGGTGCGCTGGCCAAGGCCGACCTGACCGCCAAGGACATCGCCGCCGTCGGCATCACCAACCAGCGCGAGACCGCCCTGGTCTGGGACAAGACGACCGGCACGCCGGTGTACAACGCGATCGTCTGGCAGGACACCCGCACCGACCGGATCGTCACCGAACTCGGCAACCTCGGCGGCGGCCAGGAGCGTTACCGCGCCAAGGTGGGCCTCCCACTGGCGACGTACTTCTCGGGGCCGAAGGTCAAGTGGATCCTCGACAACGTCGAAGGCGCGCGCGAGAAGGCCGAAGCCGGTGACCTGATCTTCGGCAACATGGACACCTGGGTGCTGTGGAACATGACCGGCGGGGTGGACGGCGGCATCCATGTCACCGACCCGACCAACGCGTCCCGCACCATGCTCATGGACCTCGACACCCTGCAGTGGGACGCCGAGATCGCCGGCGATATGGGCATCCCCCTTTCGATGCTGCCGGAGATCCGTTCCTCGTCCGAGGAGTACGGCAAGGTCCGCGAGAAGGGCGCGCTGGCCGGCGTCCCGATCGCGGGCATCCTGGGCGACCAGCAGGCCGCGACGTTCGGCCAGGCCTGCCTTTCGCCCGGCGAGGCCAAGAACACCTACGGCACCGGCAACTTCATGCTGCTCAACACCGGCACCGAGAAGGTGATGTCGGAGAACGGGCTGCTCACCACGGTCTGCTACAAGATCGGCTCCAACGACACCATCTACGCGCTGGAAGGCTCCGTCGCCGTCACCGGTTCGCTGGTGCAGTGGCTGCGCGACAACCTCGGCCTGATCACGACCGCGGCCGAGATCGAGGAGCACGCGCGCAGCGTCGAGGACAACGGCGGCGCGTACTTCGTCCCGGCGTTCTCGGGTCTGTTCGCTCCTTACTGGCGGTCCGACGCTCGCGGCGCGATCGTCGGGCTCACCCGGTTCGTCAACAAGGGCCACCTCGCCCGCGCGGTGCTGGAGGCGACCGCCTTCCAGTCGCGCGAGGTCATCGACGCGATGAACGCCGACTCCGGCGTCCCGCTGAAGTCGCTCAAGGTCGACGGCGGCATGGTCGTCAACGAACTGCTCATGCAGTTCCAGGCCGACATCCTCGGCGTGCCGGTGATCCGCCCGGTGGTCAACGAGACCACCGCGCTGGGTGCCGCGTACGCCGCCGGCCTCGCCGTCGGGTTCTGGAAGTCCGAAGACGACATCCGCACCAACTGGGCCCAGGACAAGCAGTGGGATCCGGCCATGGACGACTCCCGCCGCGAACGCGAGTACCGCAACTGGAAGAAGGCCGTGACCAAGACCTTCGACTGGGTCGACGACCAAGACTGA